ACTGAGGCACAGCTGGGGAAGGAGAGGGGCCAACTGGCCCAATTTGAGGAAGGAGAGGGGCGAGCTGGGCAGGGGTCTCTGCTTGGGCCTGTTGGGCCGAGGGAGACGTGACAGCATGTGGAGGAGTTGGGGAATGATATGTTGGTGGATCAAAATGTGTCTGTGAGTTGGTGTTCTGCCTTTGATAAAGAAAATGGGGAGGTAAGCCATTAGCAAGAAATTCATATTCATGAGTAGTGGGGGTATGGATTTTGGAGAAAGGAAACTCATTTTCAATGAAACGCACATGACGACAAATGAATATTTTTCCActagacatatcataacacttatatcCACGGTGATTAGGAGGGTAGCCTAAGAATGCACAAGGAGTGGATCGTTCTTGCAATTTGTTTATGGTGGAGGAAGGAAAGAGGGGAAAACAAAGGCAACCAAAGACTCTCAAATGAGAATAGGTAGGATCCTTTTGATAAAGAACTTGAGTAAGGGAAAGGTTTCCTAGGACTTTGGTTGGGAGAATATTGAGAAGGTAGGTGGCCATGGCAAGGGCATGATGCCAAAACGATCCCGGGATAGAAGCATGAGCAAGAATGGTGCGCATGATATTATTAATGGATTGAATGTGTCTTTCGGCTTTGCCATTTTGAGGAGATGTGTAAGGGCAAGAGAGACGGAGTTGGATGCCATTATCGACACAGAATTGTTTAAATGGGCCATTTACAAATTCCGTGCCATTATCACATTGGAAGTTCTTGAAGGGTCGTTCAAATTGTGTTATAGTGAGAGCATGGAAAGCTTTAAAATATGGAAAGACCTGCGACTTTGTAGCAATGGGGTAAGTCCAcaagaaccaataaaccttggctcgctctgataccaagttgtaacgccctactaccttagagccattaccaagtgagtttaaaatggaaATTTGTGCAACTAACCAACTCTTTGAGGTTtttaaaaccaaaagtgtgactaaaccagagtttaaggctgtaatctttggaaAAGCTTAATTTCATTGAAAACAGTAAGTATcaaacattcgggatcccaaaataaggtttacaaagtatttacaactcaaaaataggtttacacttggttaactatcaaaagaataggttaatacagccatatacaaaatgcccccaaccaaagcagtcgggcaggccgaacatgtacatgccgcccccacgctctccatactcatgggcggttgactgactctttgcttttacctgcaacacagagcacccgtgagctgaagcccagcaagaaaactcacatagtatataacatatgcatagaatatagctgacatataatccactgataaataggaaaaccattagactgaacaagcacgaccatgccgccccagaggccttaccaaagcctggggtctcggtcctaccgtaaggataactcatgtatccattgggtcccaccctggctataagcactccatgtgctaagtgttacttccggccccaaggccgttctcggccttcgccgctctcggccttagccgttcatttcattataatcacacatatagtacattttgaaataatcattcaaacatataataattcatttaaggttatacatttgcacataatacaatctagggccatgccctgcaataacactgtgggcccatgccctgatctcgagtgttacggttttcttacttgtatttcgagctttctgatgcactaaagccgcgagcacggtcctctaacccgagcttttccaaagacctagtcacaacacgtataaaacatcctttaatactaatcaattcaaaaccacttcccgggaccaattccacactctcgggactcccaaattcctaaaacaattcattggaaacatccctcgaacccccggagcaaaagctcaaaattgcaaaatttcatgcccagaaaatggcctagcgccgcggcgctacccaagagggccgcggcgcccagcaagtcagagagcctcccctGACTGGAAacatcctcgcgccgcggcacccaagaacagggccgcggcgctccttcgcgaacccagattttctgggttttctcatgcatttttcccgagctacaacctccccaaatcatcccaaacaaatacctaaaccccaagatcaatgtaaaacttcatatgaaccatctaacaacctatagacactagaatcaagatcaaaacaccatcacacccaaaatccaccctttgatttctaatttcagcaactcaaaccaaaaatttaaaatgcttaactcatgctttagatttcacaaatcaaaacagaaaccaaacttaaatgtgcataagatccatacctcaagtggagaattcacccaaaagcttccttgatctcctcctagactcccacttcagccccttctacacttcttcttctttttcttcttcttgccctagcttttctttcttctagtttttcttttcttcaatttttatcaaagCCATCAAATGActcaatgcccaaaccgtgtaccccaaaaacccagctgaaaattgtctaaatcccttgccaaaagtccattttaccccttcctaataatccttcctaactaaaccttcaagggtactcaagtcctttcactcctattcaattctaccattttccatctaaaacttgttactcaaagaagttacaaacggttacacaagttactcaatcgccaataactataaccattagttctcaattcaacttacaaaattcctaaagtacccctaagctcctcccgagccgggtacaaaatcccgttgtgacttttagactaattagctcactaggactgtctcaacGCGTGCATCacgataaaaacaccacactcacatggcacaaatcacataatacaatgatcacatttatgccctcaacgggctaaacttaccagtttacccctaacatacatacggggctcacatgcatctgcatacaacctaatcatgcattctaatcacatattcaatcaaattcatataatatcatgtcAATTTACTTCTCGCCTTCCAGGCATGCTTTAAAcgaggtcttaaaccttattagcaacttggggtgctACAGGGCATAAGAAGTTGCATATGCCTGCTGTGGTCTTGTGCCAAGCACTCTAGGAGCCCGTTGAGCAGAATTGGGTCTAGGCTGCCCATAACTTGATGGGTAAGGACAAGGAGGAACTGTCCAAGGGGCGCCTCAAGGTTGCTGCCACGCTGCCCATGGGCTGAGGCCAGGAGGCGGCTGCCATCGCTGCTGGGGGTTGTAGCTGCCGTTGCCTGTGCCGGAAGAGGAGCCACCACCGCCGAAACCGCCATTTTTATTGCGAGAGCGGTTGTTTTGACCATTACCGCCTCTATTATTCTTCCTCCTATTTTTGTCTTTGTTGTTTTGACCATGAGAGCTATTGTGGCCATCGATGGGAGGATTATAATGTGACCCATTTGTAGTGGTGACAAGGGCAGCAACACCACCACTTTCTTTAGCGGCAGCGGTTTTGATGGTTCGTTCTCGAAGCTTGAGACGAGATCGACAATTTTCGAACGAGGGTAGTGGGTCTTGGTTCTGAATGTAGTCAACCACGCCGGAGTACGAATCTGGCCATCCTCCTGTAAGTTTGGGAACAAGGCGACTATTCGTCACCGGAGCATCCACGTCGGCTAGTCTATCGGACAATGACTTGACATGGTTGCAATAAGCATCGATGCTGGAGAAATTCTCAAAATTCATGGCAGCCAATTCCTCTTCAAGCTGAGTAGCACGAGATCCTTTATTGTCATGGAATAGAGTTTCAAGGTGGTTCCATGCGGCCTGGGGCGAGTCATCCTTGAACAATATGGCATGGAGAAGGTCGGAGGATATGGTGGCATAAATCCATTGCAGTATGGCGGCGTCGAGACGTTTCCAAAGAGCTGGGTCAGCAGCTTTCTCCTTCTCGTAGGCGGCCTTTGCTGCTTCCTCAGTGGGAGGAAAGATGTGGTCAAGGAGGTTGTGGACACAGAGTTGAACCGTGAAAAGAGCAGCCCATGAATGATATTGGCCAGTTTCGTTATCCAATGTGATTGGGATGATGGATTTCACGTTGGTAATCGAGAGGGCGGGGTGGAACTTTTCTTTGTTGTCTGACATGATATAGAAGAAACAAGGTGGGACAAGGAGGGAGCAGGGCTGCGTGAAGAACAGAGATGGGGTTcccaggaagaagaagaaggaaaaactttagaaatctgATACCATATTAGAGATTAATCCGTGATTATTCTCATTGCTTAAGATGGTTAATATACATGCTGTACAAGCTTAGTTTAAGGCTAGAAACTAGGAAAGTCAATAACTCATTACATCACAATCTATGCTATCCTAAAATAGAAGATTACGATTACAAAAATATTGTTGTCTAACatagaccctatattttgtaaaatatttcaaataagccacaaaactcaattttgatgaacgAAAAAATGAATATAATAACACAATTGTTAGGCATAATAGTTGTGTTTTTGTTTttagttgttagtttgatgaattaattgtgattttaattcgaaaaactttgatcaaaatcgagcttaggggtctatttgaataattttacaaaatataaggtccacaaaataatttgtcaaaatacagggtctaaataaataatgagacaatacaaatgtccaaaaaaaatataaaccctataATATATACAATTACATTACTATGTTTTAAAATTCCAGTTTAATACATAAATATAGATTTTAATTATGatgttttaaaattttgttttatataattctttttctttttatatggATGAGTTTTCTTCGAGATCCCCAACCTTGATGGAAATTCCTCATCCTCAAAAATCAAGCGGAGTGGGGGTGGCGATGTGGACAGGGACAAGGTAGGCATTCCCCGCCCATTCTCCACCCTACTTTCATCCTTAGTTTAGAGTCTTTCTATTTaccaaaaagttaaaaaaaaaaatcaatttggtgaaatattctttttaaatattattttactaATGGATCTTGACATACCTCTTTTActagtatgtttttttttttttttaattttaagttgTAAAGGTCTATTTAACATGACTTTTCAAAGTTATTCCAAAACTTA
The Humulus lupulus chromosome 6, drHumLupu1.1, whole genome shotgun sequence DNA segment above includes these coding regions:
- the LOC133785753 gene encoding uncharacterized protein LOC133785753; amino-acid sequence: MSDNKEKFHPALSITNVKSIIPITLDNETGQYHSWAALFTVQLCVHNLLDHIFPPTEEAAKAAYEKEKAADPALWKRLDAAILQWIYATISSDLLHAILFKDDSPQAAWNHLETLFHDNKGSRATQLEEELAAMNFENFSSIDAYCNHVKSLSDRLADVDAPVTNSRLVPKLTGGWPDSYSGVVDYIQNQDPLPSFENCRSRLKLRERTIKTAAAKESGGVAALVTTTNGSHYNPPIDGHNSSHGQNNKDKNRRKNNRGGNGQNNRSRNKNGGFGGGGSSSGTGNGSYNPQQRWQPPPGLSPWAAWQQP